A region of Plectropomus leopardus isolate mb chromosome 16, YSFRI_Pleo_2.0, whole genome shotgun sequence DNA encodes the following proteins:
- the ism2b gene encoding isthmin-2: MRQEVARRFHALLVIWWILVLSLGTGFPARHKNVAHKGHGHQIHSGGVQYAPEALEQQNQVQSLLPEPHNHQRRWSHPQHRSVGVLPQPEPEEETKPFILDLKNFPDLANADINSQNPNIQVTIEVVDDPQMEVEMDLAKEKDWLPSSSSSPSSTVDWLGGKKLFWPLFWSYTDADSSEDNNSRSGVEETGEEEEEEDYSLDYGSEEPLPSGVGGDWDTRWNEGWDPMQSYYEKETDEWTPWSPCSVTCGNGERKRTKSCGYSCTLTEASKCDLEPCPGDVNTVAEPFPFEMENGTEPFGTDADSCEKWLNCKSEFLQRYLHQVLSELPSCPCSYPPEVAYTVVSVYDENHGRQFRWRDASGPKERLDIYKPSAHNCMRSALSGDSSTLAAQHCCYGDRGRLITRGKGAGTPNLISTEFSPELHFKVDVLPWILCKGDWSRFHAVRPPNNGLSCPENPHEDVFMNELEEAREY; the protein is encoded by the exons GGTCATGGCCACCAGATTCACAGCGGTGGGGTCCAATACGCCCCTGAGGCTTTGGAGCAGCAGAACCAGGTCCAGAGTCTCCTGCCGGAGCCCCACAACCACCAGAGGAGGTGGTCCCACCCGCAGCATCGCTCTGTTGGCGTTCTCCCACAGCCTGAGCCCGAGGAGGAGACCAAACCCTTCATCCTGGATCTCAAGAACTTTCCAGACCTGGCCAACGCTGACATCAACTCACAAAACCCAAACATACAG GTAACCATCGAGGTGGTGGACGACCCTCAGATGGAGGTGGAGATGGATCTGGCGAAGGAAAAAGACTGGCtaccctcctcttcctcctcgccCTCTTCCACAGTGGACTGGCTCGGAGGCAAGAAGCTTTTCTGGCCCCTTTTCTGGAGTTACACCGACGCAGATTCCAGCGAGGACAACAACAGCCGGTCAGGCGTGGAGGAAACTggcgaggaagaggaggaggaggattacTCGCTGGATTACGGCAGCGAAGAGCCCTTACCCAGCGGAGTGGGCGGAGACTGGGATACGCGCTGGAACGAAGGCTGGGATCCAATGCAGAGCTACTACG agaaggagacagaCGAGTGGACTCCCTGGTCTCCCTGTTCAGTGACTTGTGGAAACGGTGAGAGGAAGAGGACCAAGTCCTGCGGTTACTCCTGCACTCTGACAGAAGCCTCTAAGTGTGACCTGGAGCCGTGTCCTG GTGATGTCAACACTGTGGCGGAGCCTTTCCCTTTCGAGATGGAGAACGGCACAGAGCCATTTGGGACAG ATGCGGACAGCTGTGAGAAGTGGCTCAACTGTAAGAGCGAGTTCCTCCAGCGGTACCTCCACCAGGTCTTGTCTGAGCTGCCCAGCTGCCCCTGCTCCTACCCCCCCGAGGTGGCGTACACTGTCGTCAGCGTCTACGACGAGAACCACGGCCGGCAGTTTCGTTGGCGTGACGCCAGCGGCCCCAAGGAGCGCCTGGACATCTACAAGCCTTCAGCGCATAACTGCATGCGCTCTGCGCTTTCCGGCGACTCGTCCACTCTGGCGGCGCAGCACTGTTGTTACGGCGACCGCGGGCGGCTGATCACGCGAGGGAAAGGCGCGGGAACGCCTAACCTGATCAGCACCGAGTTCTCACCTGAGCTGCACTTCAAAGTGGACGTGCTGCCTTGGATCCTGTGCAAGGGAGACTGGAGTCGCTTCCACGCCGTGCGGCCGCCAAACAATGGATTGAGCTGCCCGGAAAACCCCCACGAGGACGTGTTCATGAACGAACTGGAGGAGGCGAGGGAGTACTGA